GACCGGGCCAAAGATCCAATTCGGTGGATTGATCTTCTCGGCGTTCGTTCCGATGGGCTTCTGCCGATTTGCTTGCCCGACCGGAGCGGTGATCTCGCATGTCCGCTGGAATGCCTCGAGCGACCAGTGGAGCGTTCGC
Above is a genomic segment from Bremerella sp. JC817 containing:
- a CDS encoding TspO/MBR family protein translates to RTLHWSLEAFQRTCEITAPVGQANRQKPIGTNAEKINPPNWIFGPVWSTLYLMMAIAAWLTWRKSGRRFAHHHR